The following coding sequences are from one Lolium rigidum isolate FL_2022 chromosome 6, APGP_CSIRO_Lrig_0.1, whole genome shotgun sequence window:
- the LOC124666732 gene encoding jasmonate-induced protein homolog gives MASIQCEKKDVELSLEEKASLDELTKQAEHSLNSQELLAGALKNQTTGPLSIIASKIFAGQVVRNFPNPLCNLDGFAMSGTFVKGVVKAAVVYSAKNKAGVECGWLLAFSDTTNSAGGRVYVECGHKGKFSNINWAQVEHKLEKSGAIAKAYDIETGTSLYAGICGPTGKSAVGAGFLV, from the exons ATGGCATCAATCCAGTGTGAGAAGAAGGATGTGGAACTCAGTTTGGAGGAGAAAGCAAGTTTAGATGAGCTCACCAAGCAAGCTGAGCACTCGTTGAACTCTCAGGAACTGCTAGCAGGTGCTTTGAAGAATCAAACAACGGGGCCCCTGAGTATTATTGCTAGCAAGATATTTGCAGGACAGGTTGTCAGAAACTTCCCCAACCCTCTTTGCAATTTGGATGGTTTCGCCATGTCAGGCACGTTCGTCAAAGGTGTCGTCAAGGCTGCTGTGGTGTATTCCGCCAAAAACAAAGCTGGTGTAGAATGTGGATGGCTCCTTGCCTTTTCCGACACCACAAATTCTGCTGGAGGGAGG GTATATGTGGAATGTGGCCATAAAGGTAAATTTAGCAACATCAATTGGGCACAAGTTGAGCACAAACTGGAGAAATCTGGGGCCATTgctaaagcatatgacatagagACCGGAACCTCACTCTATGCTGGAATTTGTGGACCTACCGGAAAATCTGCTGTCGGTGCAGGATTCCTTGTTTAA